The following are encoded together in the Culex pipiens pallens isolate TS chromosome 1, TS_CPP_V2, whole genome shotgun sequence genome:
- the LOC120424525 gene encoding zinc finger protein 93-like yields MSPTELQSCLTCFRHTGDYLRINASRSGPEGTEDIGAVFEKHFWFTQDEYRDKIVCASCWEKIDEFNKFYCEVEKVYRPKLKEEFVEATGIDEDQPMMMAEDSLADTFCKTEIEERSNEESMSESNSINGEKEDANDSESSDSDSDSESSMPLAKRKASVKRKKRQRVRKDDEVMEIMEYPCHICVQSNETSFGPFSTWYRMILHFKKVHQATGYYFCCGRKFYTKKGYLGHSVNHEKIEKRRCDECDITFKDDSGLARHMELVHKPEEEKQFKCEQCSKAFAEEELLSCHIKWHQQVETRNNHCAICDRYFVGQGNLAKHNAAHHSGANVTRPVAQPAIKLEASTYAPLRKTPSADEMAKQNDLIKQLIVLNCSQCDFIGETFVELARHARTEHDMKSHPITCCDKRFNTRLRLYEHCLMHQNPDWFKCECGKTFRDSDGLKHHKWWIHTPVSERPFKCDVCGDAFMKDYQLKSHMDRHLDRERKRYSCKQCTNVYTSMIQLKSHQQRIHGAMSDWVCDVCAKGFTHRALLVQHRLTHTEEGLKSLKVQCEKCLRWLCSKRSLYRHKMLCGNNTGPVKCDQCDHVSVHSIALEKHVKMNHTDVRKYACSYCGKEFKKQIRLKEHEANHAGIVLYKCEFCPRECNSSSNMYTHKKTAHPEQWGAVMAAKYSY; encoded by the exons ATGTCCCCCACCGAGCTGCAAAGCTGCCTGACCTGTTTCCGCCACACCGGAGACTATCTCCGGATCAACGCCAGCCGGAGCGGCCCAGAAGGCACCGAAGACATCGGAGCGGTTTTCGAGAAGCACTTTTGGTTTACC CAAGATGAGTATCGGGACAAAATCGTTTGCGCAAGCTGCTGGGAGAAGATTGATGAATTTAACAAATTCTACTGCGAGGTTGAGAAGGTTTATCGTCCCAAGCTGAAGGAGGAGTTTGTGGAGGCGACTGGAATCGACGAGGACCAACCAATGATGATGGCCGAGGACAG CTTGGCGGATACATTTTGCAAAACGGAAATCGAAGAACGGAGCAACGAAGAAAGCATGTCAGAGTCAAACAGCATCAATGGGGAGAAGGAAGACGCCAACGATAGCGAAAGTTCTGATTCAGATTCCGACTCCGAATCGTCGATGCCCTTGGCCAAGCGTAAAGCTTCCGTCAAGCGCAAGAAACGTCAACGGGTACGGAAGGACGATGAAGTTATGGAAATTATGGAATATCCATGCCATATCTGCGTACAGTCCAATGAAACCTCGTTTGGTCCGTTTTCCACCTGGTACCGGATGATACTGCACTTTAAGAAAGTTCACCAGGCCACGGGATATTATTTTTGCTGTGGTCGAAAGTTCTACACAAAGAAGGGATACTTGGGTCACTCTGTAAATCACGAAAAGATAGAAAAGAGAAGGTGTGATGAGTGTGACATCACGTTCAAGGATGATTCCGGACTGGCGAGACACATGGAGTTGGTTCATAAGCCAGAGGAAGAGAAGCAGTTCAAATGTGAGCAATGTTCGAAGGCGTTCGCGGAAGAGGAATTATTGAGTTGCCACATAAAGTGGCATCAGCAGGTAGAGACGCGGAACAATCATTGCGCCATTTGCGATCGTTACTTTGTGGGTCAGGGCAATCTAGCAAAGCACAATGCGGCTCATCACAGCGGTGCAAATGTAACCAGACCGGTAGCCCAACCAGCTATCAAGCTGGAAGCTTCAACTTATGCCCCACTGCGAAAAACGCCATCGGCCGATGAGATGGCCAAACAGAATGACCTCATCAAACAATTAATCGTTCTGAACTGTTCGCAATGCGATTTCATTGGCGAAACATTTGTCGAGCTAGCGCGACATGCAAGAACCGAACACGACATGAAATCCCACCCGATTACATGCTGCGACAAGCGGTTTAATACGCGGTTGCGTCTTTACGAGCACTGTCTCATGCACCAGAATCCGGACTGGTTCAAGTGTGAGTGCGGGAAAACGTTCCGTGACAGTGACGGACTGAAACACCACAAGTGGTGGATCCACACGCCAGTTTCGGAACGGCCCTTCAAGTGCGACGTTTGCGGGGATGCGTTTATGAAGGATTACCAGTTGAAATCTCACATGGATCGTCATCTGGATCGGGAACGCAAGAGGTATAGCTGCAAGCAGTGCACCAACGTCTACACCAGCATGATCCAGCTCAAATCGCACCAGCAGCGAATCCACGGAGCGATGAGCGATTGGGTTTGTGACGTATGCGCCAAGGGATTCACCCACCGGGCACTGCTCGTGCAACACCGGCTCACTCACACTGAAGAAGGCCTCAAGAGCCTGAAGGTGCAGTGCGAAAAGTGTCTCCGATGGCTCTGCAGCAAGCGCAGCCTCTATCGGCACAAGATGCTGTGCGGCAACAACACCGGTCCGGTCAAGTGTGACCAGTGCGATCACGTTTCGGTGCATTCGATCGCACTGGAGAAGCACGTAAAGATGAACCATACCGACGTCCGGAAGTATGCGTGCAGCTACTGCGGGAAAGAGTTTAAGAAGCAGATAAGATTAAAG gaacACGAAGCGAATCACGCCGGAATCGTGCTGTACAAGTGCGAGTTTTGCCCGAGAGAGTGCAACTCCAGCTCCAACATGTACACCCACAAGAAGACGGCCCACCCGGAACAGTGGGGAGCCGTTA
- the LOC120424534 gene encoding uncharacterized protein LOC120424534, giving the protein MATDDVVQSLLFGLKSSFLLTNYRSFFSICALMKIGQSSSQEPTPIRSCYPGRKIASGFCQDSSWTSKAGFGSASCRIEKCLRLSVTIHQPSMAFFLSPSMDTAQHNAVGTWSEHFNAV; this is encoded by the exons ATGGCCACAGACGATGTGGTGCAAAGTTTGCTTTTCGGATTGAAAAGCTCCTTTTTGCTAACAAATTACCGTAGTTTTTTCTCTATTTGTGCGCTGATG aaaatcgGCCAGAGTTCGTCCCAGGAACCTACTCCGATCCGGAGCTGTTATCCCGGACGAAAGATTGCAAGCGGTTTTTGTCAAGATTCGTCATGGACATCAAAGGCGGGCTTCGGATCCGCCAGCTGCCGGATCGAGAAGTGTTTGAGATTGTCGGTGACGATACATCAGCCCAGCATGGCTTTCTTTTTGAGCCCTTCGATGGACACAGCTCAGCACAACGCCGTCGGGACCTGGTCCGAACACTTCAACGCTGTGTAG
- the LOC120424522 gene encoding zinc finger protein 675-like, translating into MQTELSDCFTCCRRTDTFLRICDESNTENVDQILARHFWFKRSDYEQSVLCTSCWEKIDEFHKFYCEVANTHRADVLLQGDQVIQVKEEEIDEESDEISAEEDTLEEPSSTRGRKRKKSPLEDEEFEAPVDVKLEEVPEEFDSEQIDVEQPKLEVGLGDEQSSSDSDEETDEEEDDSGSESSRPIAARKRKASQARRRGQQAKGSYSAEKESLIRKHFPRLPCDQCPEQWPNFKQLTKHARREHDSLPTVVCCKQSYQKQIFLFYHLLKHKFYCKECDRCYKTVDSFAMHNMLNHTPEEEKRFRCHLCETAFVSEPLLTSHLNWHATVEPKNIVCQKCNKFFSNTRMLEEHTTTHHPESLAPDGVGYPANVDGTAFFEQQSTLDHPADNTTVKKSHEGKQNRRKTPQDHAREDELIRKYCALNCEQCDYTAETFNQLELHYKHAHDERGGYATCCARKFTKKSRLYEHVCVHENPQHFKCAICAKTFLNSFGLSNHMMWKHTPDSEKPFRCDVCGSRFWKDYLLKQHMEYHLALEEKKFACKECNRFFGTNLLLKSHEQSTHGLSASWVCDVCAKGFAMKSALEFHRQQHSQEGRAALKAQCEHCKIWLKNIKSLRSHVKRCKSEPVPCDVCGKECSNAMSLRSHKKFVHTNATTYSCSFCAKPFKRLLRLKEHEAGHTGELLYKCEYCPRTCNSSSNMYTHKKVAHPEQWAEKMSQRHQR; encoded by the exons atgcAAACGGAACTTTCCGACTGCTTCACCTGCTGCCGAAGGACGGACACCTTCCTGCGAATCTGCGACGAGTCCAACACGGAGAATGTGGACCAGATTTTGGCtcgacacttttggttcaaG AGAAGTGACTACGAGCAGTCGGTGTTGTGCACCAGCTGCTGGGAAAAGATTGACGAATTTCACAAGTTTTACTGCGAAGTGGCCAACACGCACCGGGCGGATGTTTTGTTGCAAGGCGACCAAGTGATTCAGGTGAAGGAGGAGGAAATCGACGAAGAATCGGATGAGATATCGGCCGAGGAGGATACTCTTGAGGAACCATCATCGACGCGAGGTCGCAAGCGAAAGAAATCTCCATTGGAGGATGAAGAATTTGAAGCGCCGGTTGACGTGAAACTAGAGGAGGTTCCAGAAGAGTTTGACTCGGAGCAGATCGACGTTGAGCAGCCAAAGCTGGAAGTTGGACTTGGAGATGAGCAGAGCAGTAGCGACAGCGATGAGGAAACCGATGAAGAGGAAGACGACTCAGGTTCGGAATCGTCGCGACCGATAGCGGCACGGAAACGCAAGGCCAGCCAGGCTCGTCGTCGGGGACAGCAAGCCAAAGGAAGTTATTCGGCCGAGAAGGAATCGTTGATTCGGAAGCACTTCCCAAGGTTGCCGTGCGATCAGTGCCCGGAACAGTGGCCTAACTTCAAGCAACTGACGAAGCACGCCCGAAGAGAGCACGACTCACTGCCGACCGTAGTCTGTTGCAAGCAGTCGTATCAGAAACAGATTTTCCTGTTTTATCACCTTTTGAAGCATAAATTTTACTGCAAAGAGTGTGACCGATGCTACAAGACCGTGGACAGTTTTGCCATGCACAACATGCTGAACCACACGCCGGAGGAGGAGAAGAGATTCCGGTGCCATCTGTGCGAGACGGCCTTCGTGTCGGAACCGCTGCTGACTAGTCATCTCAACTGGCACGCGACTGTCGAGCCGAAGAATATCGTTTGTCAAAAGTGTAACAAGTT CTTCTCCAACACAAGAATGCTCGAGGAGCACACAACAACTCATCATCCTGAGTCGCTTGCGCCAGACGGCGTAGGATATCCAGCAAATGTTGACGGAACGGCGTTCTTCGAGCAACAATCGACTCTGGACCACCCGGCGGACAACACAACGGTCAAAAAGTCCCACGAGGGCAAACAGAACCGTCGCAAAACCCCGCAAGATCACGCCCGGGAGGACGAGCTGATTCGCAAGTACTGCGCGCTAAATTGTGAACAGTGCGACTACACGGCGGAAACGTTTAACCAGCTGGAGCTGCACTACAAGCACGCGCACGACGAACGCGGAGGTTACGCCACGTGCTGTGCGCGAAAGTTCACCAAAAAGAGCCGCCTGTACGAGCACGTTTGTGTGCACGAAAACCCGCAACACTTCAAGTGCGCCATCTGCGCGAAAACCTTCCTCAACAGCTTTGGCTTGTCGAACCACATGATGTGGAAGCATACGCCGGACTCGGAGAAGCCGTTCCGGTGTGATGTGTGCGGCAGTCGGTTTTGGAAGGATTATTTACTGAAGCAGCACATGGAGTACCATCTAGCGTTGGAGGAGAAGAAGTTCGCGTGTAAAGAGTGCAATCGATT CTTCGGAACAAACCTGCTTCTAAAATCCCACGAGCAATCCACGCACGGACTCAGCGCCAGCTGGGTGTGCGACGTCTGCGCTAAGGGGTTCGCCATGAAGTCGGCGCTCGAATTTCACCGCCAACAGCACTCCCAGGAGGGCCGGGCCGCGCTAAAGGCCCAGTGCGAACACTGCAAAATATGGCTCAAGAACATCAAGAGTCTGCGCAGCCACGTCAAGCGGTGCAAGTCCGAACCGGTTCCGTGTGACGTGTGCGGAAAGGAGTGCTCGAACGCCATGTCGCTGCGCAGCCATAAGAAGTTTGTCCACACGAACGCGACCACGTACTCGTGCTCGTTTTGCGCGAAACCGTTCAAACGGCTGCTGCGGCTTAAG GAACACGAAGCTGGACACACCGGCGAGCTGCTGTACAAATGCGAGTATTGTCCTCGGACTTGCAATTCCAGCTCGAATATGTACACCCACAAGAAGGTGGCGCATCCGGAGCAGTGGGCCGAGAAGATGTCTCAGCGGCACCAGCGGTAG
- the LOC120424531 gene encoding transcription factor grauzone-like, producing MMERETGGSCLTCPRKPLNFYQIATAEDSKLNILGILSQHFWFQENDLLERSDIICKVCWEKVSEFHEFYLEVEKLHNRTDPVPLPVFVKEEDEYVEYPDEESKPTLEDIKVEPMVEVIEELSEAGQDSESEFESSSRDDQSDYEPEPEEEMPRQKRKYTRRTPGEKVKKERKEPYPYAPKSTEEREEEDKFIRQHVRYVCEEDNCNVEFEHFHVFQRHCLQTHKKEGFITCCGIRHRKRSVLLQHVQHALNPDAFKCEICGKSYKNRFGYNRHKKESHATEEERAFKCHRCTKSFIKEGALKRHLADHETLDNGTAKCETCGKCFSNINILKNHVKYRHLKQTEYICDVCSKGFYMRSTFMTHRKTHEVPAEQLRKQCPICSKWCKNHDYWRVHVRRHKNEGELSCDVCGHVSPNLMALKAHKSRMHTGPRVFPCTMCGKEYARAITLKEHVAAAHTGDVLYKCPHCAKTFNSSANMHSHRKKMHPKEWLEQRLAKYGNRDAVVQSAGQQSEQSSSVEFPADSITQMH from the exons ATGATGGAACGGGAAACGGGCGGAAGCTGTCTAACATGCCCGCGGAAGCCTTTGAACTTTTACCAGATTGCAACGGCCGAGGACAGCAAGCTGAACATTCTTGGGATTTTAAGTCAGCACTTTTGGTTCCAG GAGAATGACCTGCTGGAACGGAGTGACATCATCTGCAAGGTGTGCTGGGAGAAGGTCAGCGAGTTTCACGAGTTTTACCTAGAGGTCGAAAAGCTGCACAATCGGACCGATCCGGTTCCGCTGCCGGTGTTTGTTAAGGAGGAGGATGAGTATGTGGAATATCCCGATGAGGAGAGCAAACCTACGTTGGAGGATATAAAGGTAGAACCGATGGTTGAGGTCATTGAGGAATTGTCTGAAGCTGGACAGGACAGTGAGTCAGAGTTTGAGTCTTCGAGCAGGGATGATCAGTCTGACTATGAACCAGAACCGGAGGAGGAAATGCCCCGGCAGAAGCGTAAATATACGCGTAGAACGCCCGGTGAGAAGGTCAAGAAGGAACGCAAGGAGCCCTATCCGTACGCGCCAAAATCGACGGAGGAGCGTGAAGAAGAGGACAAATTCATTCGGCAGCATGTACGATACGTTTGTGAGGAAGACAATTGCAACGTAGAGTTCGAACATTTCCATGTCTTTCAACGGCACTGCCTCCAAACGCACAAGAAGGAAGGCTTCATTACGTGTTGCGGTATTCGGCACAGAAAGCGTTCGGTTTTGCTTCAACACGTCCAGCACGCGCTCAATCCGGACGCCTTCAAATGTGAAATCTGCGGCAAGTCGTACAAGAACCGTTTCGGTTACAACCGGCACAAGAAAGAGAGTCACGCAACGGAAGAAGAACGGGCGTTTAAGTGTCACCGCTGTACAAAGTCGTTCATCAAGGAGGGAGCACTGAAGCGACATCTGGCCGATCACGAAACCCTGGACAACGGAACGGCCAAGTGCGAAACGTGCGGCAAGTGTTTCAGCAACATCAACATCCTGAAGAACCACGTCAAGTATCGACACCTGAAGCAGACGGAGTACATTTGCGACGTCTGCTCGAAAGGCTTTTATATGCGATCAACCTTCATGACCCACCGGAAGACGCACGAAGTTCCGGCCGAGCAGCTGCGTAAACAGTGCCCAATTTGTTCCAAGTGGTGCAAAAACCACGATTACTGGCGCGTCCACGTCCGACGTCACAAGAACGAGGGCGAGCTGAGTTGCGACGTTTGCGGGCACGTTTCTCCAAACCTGATGGCACTGAAGGCGCACAAATCACGGATGCACACGGGACCGCGCGTTTTCCCGTGCACCATGTGCGGAAAGGAGTACGCCCGGGCCATCACGCTCAAGGAACACGTAGCTGCGGCGCATACGGGCGATGTTCTGTACAAGTGTCCGCACTGCGCTAAGACGTTCAATTCGA GTGCCAACATGCATTCGCACAGGAAGAAGATGCACCCGAAGGAGTGGCTGGAGCAACGGTTGGCAAAGTACGGCAACAGGGACGCTGTGGTCCAGTCAGCTGGTCAACAGTCTGAGCAAAGCAGTAGCGTGGAATTTCCCGCGGACAGCATCACTCAGATGCATTGA